One Nicotiana tabacum cultivar K326 chromosome 23, ASM71507v2, whole genome shotgun sequence genomic window, CATCAACTACATGTGCGATAATACATCCCAacccgaagtcatgttgcattccTTTTCATATCAGGCAAACTCATTTCTGTCACATCCAATCTTCCCCCCAGTATAACAACCAACATTCCAAATTAAGtttgtagacctagtcactgtccaccatgaatcccaaatcactccagaCTTTCCTCAAgatgtgtagttatcctaccccgtaacccatatgctaccgTCCCACTCTCCCACTTTCGTCAAACCCTATCCTTTAagaaactactcgacttctgtttctcacacttggccttctaggaacttaaccaccacaagacacctcccacatgtcgtTCCTCATCCtccgctgcccagttgttgccttaactcaaaatccgtctctatagcacttgaaccaatagattgATACTAGTTTTAAACCTCTCCGAAGaacatctttctcgagccatcaacactaggaacaccgatttgatcctgaaccaccgcacaccACGATTTCTGACAACTGCTTCCCCGAGACCAATTCCTAACACTCCGccgtgaaggcgagttgaagaaaaccataacaccggcaaaccTTAATGCATTtaacaaggcgatgacaccacatcacaattgagaacCCTACCATGCTCGAAATTATCAAGcctcattactccatcaaccccaaacctgaacattcatagtacAATTACCTTTCCTTTGATGGGATTAAACGCCGAACCTCTACATCATGTATTGAGAAAAATCTTTTTTCAAGTCGTTCACTGCGTCAGCACATAAACGAGCACCCTGCCATTACATCAATTCCATGAGATAATAACTCATGAACATtgtagcaacctgtgcatagcctcaaaaccatccgAAATATAGCTActaagctgaaatgacagaacatcgttctgcaaggcgacgacaatagcccaatcaattacgcagggagaaatatcctgcaccacatctgtagtaccattacgattcctcaattcccgatttataacAAGCGTTTCACGTCACACAAGATTGGataggaaggaaacaaaggcataagcctcaaaggaattaaATCGCACGATgaagaatcaagaagggaagtgctcctaacagccctgtaacctctcgaagataggtacagacgtctccgtacctatccgcaagactctattagacttgctcatgactcgtgagacctaagtgaacctagtgctctgataccatgttgtcacgacccaaaatccattaaggtcgtgatggcaccggacaccactgttaggcaagccaacaataaatattaaattaagttctcattttaattacttttgaaattatatttttcctttaatataCATAGTAAAGAATGaggatttacagagtaaataatagtacttttaacaaattcaatacagaacaacccataatcctcccaaactcggtgtcacaagtgcatgagcatttactaggaatataaaataaaatacagcaactgtccgaaatacaaattagacataaaatataaataactctgaaggagactctaatGGTTGCATATCGTAATataaaatgcagctcacctaagtctccacattaaccacacctctgcgcccacaaggccaccaGACATATACGTagctgcacaaaaatatgcatcaagtgtagcatgagtacgtaaacaacatgtacctactaagtatcaagcctaatctcgaaaaagtagtgacgataggtcgactttgacactcactaagggtcaataatattaaaaatagaaatattaaatcaacatgatttataggattaacaataattttattaaccaacagaaataattaaattccttcaaatgcgacCATTTCCAATTTATTCATTAATTTCACAGGCTGCAATAAAtagcaaagtatcgtgtaattattattattaggcgcgatgtctgccgaggtcgttcgacccgatccagagtgtcgtgtacactaccgagggacgtgcggcgcgatccatagatgcattcacaaaaaaggaggacattttcttatgtacctccggaatgagaatatatttatatttattaagatTTACACACCAAGATGTAGTGtttataacaacaattaaataatttgagcaaaaattcaagtatgtgaaatttcagtctcttattatttcctctaacaatttacaaCAAAAATTCCAATATTTCAATTAACTGAAagatgcaattatcacaagtaattcatgatttgagtcctaaactacctgaaCTTAGCAATATTAGTAGCTGCGCAAGGACTCTCGTCACCCCGTGCGTACGTATCCCAcataattagcaataattattaatttaaatcacctagggataaattccctcttacaaggttagacaagagacttacctcgctccgaagttccatagccggctcccaagcctttcaaacaACTCGACCGATGCCTAACGATCCAAAACTCGCTTTCGCATTCTTAATATTCACAAACCTTTAATCCTCTTCCGATATCGTAACATTGAGTAAAATGCTCATACGCCACCAACAAATTGATAGCTACAATTACAATCCCAATTTTTTTGATTTTGCCTAagggctaatatataaataaaatttcaaaaatgggTCCAATGCTTACAAGAGTCCAAACCAAAAACCAAAATAGAAGTTGCATGAAGCTACTAGCTATTAAAAAAAGGATagaaaagctaaaatctaatGAACTAACTATTACAACATGATAAGTTGAATGCTTCCTTCTCCTTTTAGTGCATGTGAATCCAATTGTCATTGGAAAATACCAAGCAACACCTATCAAGCTCTCACCAAGCGCCAGGGTATATTGTCCATAGGCTAAAGtgaattccaaacatctccaccgCAGAGTTGAAGTCCGCATCGTCCTCCAAGTGTCGCTACTATATGATCTCCATATGCAGTGGATTGATTTTGTTCAAGTATTAATCATGTGCTCACTCATCAAGATTAATGTATAGAAGAGgagcctggctttaggcaggctttgcaaggcaaaagccaggcttgagctggctttaggcaggcttgagctggctttaggcaggctttacaaggcaaaggccaggcatgcgctggctttaggcaggcttttcaaggcaaaagccaggcatgagctggctttaggcaggctttacaaggcaaaagccaggcatgagctggctttacaaggcaaaagccaggaatGATCTGGCTTTAAGAAGactttgcaaggcaaaggccagcCCGTGCCTTTTTGTGATCTTGTAAGCTCAGATCCTTCCCTACTAGAACCTTTAATGCTGAAATCATTCAAAACATTGCTAATCCATCCTTATATTGAGCTTGAAAGCATGCTAATACCATTGGGAAATGATTCATCAATCTCCAAAAATACATATGATGGGTTCAGCATCTTCCTTAGCATTTGGACATATCAGTTTGTTCAGAGTCCAATCTTGTGATGCCATCAATCTGGGGTTCTTCTCTTTGCTATCCTAATCCTAAGGTTAGGTGATTGAGATTTGTCTAGATTGATCAATCTCATCCCTGCACTAGGCAGTTCAGAGAATGAATGAAACTTAGATGTACCTGCAAAAGAGAACACAATGTAAGCTATAAAATCCGCCACTGAGTTGCCTTCtctgaacacatgttgaaagatcacattgaagttgtccttcatctctataattttcttcacGTCCTGTGCAATTACCCAAGGAGGATCCCATTCTCCTTCCATCGccttcttcatcaccaatgaaTCAGTCTCCAGTATGAGAGGGTGAAAATCATGCTCCACACAATATTCCAACCCTTGAAGAATAGCCTTAGCTTCAGCCACCACATTAGTTGTAACTCCCAGGTCTACTGCCCTAGCATACACCACATCACCTTCATCATCCTTCACACAAAAGCCTAGGGAGCTAGGTCCAGGATTGCCCTTTGAAGCTCCATCAATATTACATTTGTACCAACCATGACAAGGAAGCTTCCATGTTACTCTTGTAGTGATCAATATAGGTTTATATCCTTCAAAGTATTGAATCATGTCTGGCCATAACAAtggaatattagggatccaagcaTACCTCACCCTTCCCAGTTGATGCAATGTCCTATTTAtctcatgaatcaccctatttgtgGACATTGAACCACCGTGTTTACCTGCATTTCTTCTCTTCCACAGCTCCTAAGTGATGATAGCTGGTACTGCTTGAAATAATGGCTTTAATTTTGGACAACACTGAGCATACCACCAATGCCTTATAATCTGCTTCAATTGAATCAATTGCACATAAATTCCAGCAGCCCCCATGAACAAGTTCCATACCTTAGAGGCAGTAGGACTTGTGACAAATATATGCTCAATGGATTCCTCTTGGGGCTGCTGACAACACAAAAACCTAGACATCACCATTTGCCCTTGCCTCCTCCACATGTCATCGGTGGCTATTTTCTGCCTCCACAATCTCCAcaagaagaaggatatcttgaatGGAAAACCTTTAATCCACATTAACTTGAATTCCTGATTAGGATCTACCCCATGCCTTAATATTTGCCAAGCACTGCTAACACTGAACTTGCCTGAAGGAGTTGGCATCCAGTATGGCTTATCCCAATATCCCTCACTGCCTTCATAGTGCACATTTAGCCTTATATGTTCTCCAATTTCCTCATTGAAAGTTTGATCTAGCAGCTGATCATCCCATGTTTCCCCTTGCCGCAGTTCTGCCACCTCCTGAAGACCTTCATTGATTGGAAAGTCTTCAGGCAATACATGATAAAGTGCACCCAATCCAGTCCAATTTTCATGCCTATTAGTTGTTCCACTCTTCAATTCCCATACGATCTCATATTCTATTTCTTCCCTAGCATTCAGCATTTGTCTCTAAACATGAGACCCTCCCCTAAAACGCACCACAATTGGTGGCTCCTTCTTGCAATACTTATTCCACATGAAATTAGACCACAAagattttgtggtcctaaacctcCACCATAGTTTAGCAAACAGTGCCCTTGAGACATCATTTTAGGACCTAAAACCTATCCCCCCTTCCTCTTTAGGAAAGCAAAGATTTTTCCATGAAGCCCAGTGTCTGCTTCTCCCTTCTTCCTTTGTGCTCCAAAAGAACCTAGCAAAAGTCTTATGTAGATGCCCTAGGATGCTGTTTGGTGGATCAAGAACTGATAACATGTGAACTGACTTACTTTGCAACACACTAGAGATGAGTGTTTCCTTTCCTCCAAATGACAATAGTTTTTCTTTCCATGAATGCAATTTAGCCTTCACCTTCTTGGTAAGCTCATCATAATAGTCCTTCCTCCTTCTAGTGTAAAAAATAGGACACCCTAGATATGTGAATGGGAATTTAACTCTTGCAAATCCTGTAATAGCTCCAACTGCCTGAAATAATCCATTAGCAACCTTTGAATACATGTAGTATGAACTCTTTTCTTTGTTGATCATCTGACCTGATATCTTCTCATAGTTCCCCAACACTGCCATAATCTTGCTCAAAGAGGGAGGATGAGAAGATGTAAAGATTATCGTATCATCAGCATA contains:
- the LOC142177604 gene encoding uncharacterized protein LOC142177604; the encoded protein is MIQYFEGYKPILITTRVTWKLPCHGWYKCNIDGASKGNPGPSSLGFCVKDDEGDVVYARAVDLGVTTNVVAEAKAILQGLEYCVEHDFHPLILETDSLVMKKAMEGEWDPPWVHLSFIHSLNCLVQG
- the LOC142177605 gene encoding uncharacterized protein LOC142177605, whose translation is MLNAREEIEYEIVWELKSGTTNRHENWTGLGALYHVLPEDFPINEGLQEVAELRQGETWDDQLLDQTFNEEIGEHIRLNVHYEGSEGYWDKPYWMPTPSGKFSVSSAWQILRHGVDPNQEFKLMWIKGFPFKISFFLWRLWRQKIATDDMWRRQGQMVMSRFLCCQQPQEESIEHIFVTSPTASKVWNLFMGAAGIYVQLIQLKQIIRHWWYAQCCPKLKPLFQAVPAIIT